The Brachypodium distachyon strain Bd21 chromosome 4, Brachypodium_distachyon_v3.0, whole genome shotgun sequence nucleotide sequence aaatcaagcaaaaccgCCAAACCAGTCACTTTCAGGCTGATCGAGACATTTTgactcaaaatgtgtggttttgtgaacgGTTTTCCGTTAACTGTGGTTCATCGACATCACTGTCACAAAAAATATGGtcttgtgaaatttactctaaaaaTAACCATGCAGCAGTCGATACCTGCACTGTAGTCCCAGTGCCCAACACGCCTCCGGAACGAAGAGCAACAATTAAATTAATGGAGGCATACTACTGCACGGGCTGAAAACATAACAGGAACGAAAAAAATCTACAATGTAGATTTTGGTTACAAGGTGCGCTCGACGCAGGCAAACATGAACATATGGTGGCTTTGGCTAACATTGAGAGCTTCATTGAAGCATATCTATCGAGAAGCTGGGTTGCTGTAATAATCGTGCAGATTTTTTTCCCTGGAAAGTACAGAAGCACTAGTGTTTTATTCATTCGCCACGGCACAACTAACATAAACATTCTCAGACACGCGTCCGGATCCATGCACCGTgttcttaattaattattcATACGCCACGCTGCTCATATGATGCTCACATCTCGGAAGATCTGTTGGAGGTGGAGGAAGCGTCGCACCCAATGTTGGTCCGTCATCCACCTCGAACACCACCGCCATGCCCATCGACATGTGGAATCCGTAATGACAGTGCAGGAACCACACCCCCGGGTTGTTTGTGACAAACCGGATGACCGCCCACCCCATCGCCGGAACAAGGACGGTGTTCCTCACCGGGGGATCCACCAAGTTGTACTTCCCTGTGTCCCTCTGAGCATTGTAGTTGCCGAAGCCTTGTGCGAGGACGAAGATGTCATGCCCATGGAGGTGCATTGGGTTGGAGTCACTTTGCAGTAAAGTTGTGCTTTGGAACACGATCTCCACTGTTGTGTTGAACCGAAACCTCCTAACAGTCGTCGCCTTTGACGTTGACTCCAATGCCGCCTCCTCACTGCCATATTGGATCATCGCTTGGTCAGTGAAGTTGTACATGATAGGTGGCCTGTCAGGTAATTTGTGCACCATGCCTGCATTGCTCATGTTGTTGTGATAGTGTGCTTCAAGTAATGGCACTATCGTAGGGAGCTCAAATGATATGTTGTTCATGGTGGCCACCAAGATCGATTCATTTAATTCAAACCCTCTGCAGGGTGATGATGGTGATGACACACGACCTCCTCTGCAGACGGAGCCTAGGCCAAGGCTTATGAACATGtgctcgtcgacgtccacCGGAACCGGCGGGTGAGGAAAGGCGCTGGTTATGTTGCCATGGAAGTAGAAGGTTGTGATTGTGTCATGCTGGTCAGGCATTTTTGGTGCCATTACTAAAGAACCGCCAGGTGGATCTCCTTCTTTGCTTGATTTTACCCGATACTGCACCACCCTTCGTGAGCCAAGCAACGGAATCTGTGTGTCAGGTGGTGGTTGTTGGTTTGCCAAGGCCACCATGTAGTACTTGCCGGGAGGCGCATCGGCGACAACAAGTGCATCCACCGACTCCCCAGGCGCAATTGCGATGATATCGGTGGTGTATGGCTTGACATAGTTCGCGTCGGCGGCAACCACCGTGAACCTGTGGCTAGCGATCTTGAGGTAGTACTCCGAAAGAAGCGCAGCGTTCACTATCCGCAACAGATATGTCTTGCCTTCCTCCACCTCCATAACGGAATTGTCTACCAAGGTACCTTCACAATCGAATTCGCAAAAATGCCTTGTTAATGTAACATTTTTAGGAGAATCATGCACAGAGTTCACATTAAAATAATTGGCGGTTGTGCATCAGTGGATGCACGGACCAAGGGCATAATGTCGAATGATTTTGTATAAGAAAACAATATCGAATGTTCAGATTATATTGTaggttgtttttttttggaacatCAGTGGACCACGGACCAAGTAGACC carries:
- the LOC100842279 gene encoding laccase-15; this translates as MAAMALSIATLAVFFFLAMLSGGDAAVVEHTFVVSQVRMNQACKDTLVTVVNGQVPGPAIEVTEGDSVVVHVVNQSPHGLTIHWHGVKQRLNCWADGVGMVTQCPIQPGRNFTYRFNVVGQEGTLWWHAHVAFLRATVHGALIIRPRSREVGKLYPFPKPHKEIPIFIGEWWEMDLIEVDRKMTHGFLFQFPINSTINGKLGDLYNCPGTLVDNSVMEVEEGKTYLLRIVNAALLSEYYLKIASHRFTVVAADANYVKPYTTDIIAIAPGESVDALVVADAPPGKYYMVALANQQPPPDTQIPLLGSRRVVQYRVKSSKEGDPPGGSLVMAPKMPDQHDTITTFYFHGNITSAFPHPPVPVDVDEHMFISLGLGSVCRGGRVSSPSSPCRGFELNESILVATMNNISFELPTIVPLLEAHYHNNMSNAGMVHKLPDRPPIMYNFTDQAMIQYGSEEAALESTSKATTVRRFRFNTTVEIVFQSTTLLQSDSNPMHLHGHDIFVLAQGFGNYNAQRDTGKYNLVDPPVRNTVLVPAMGWAVIRFVTNNPGVWFLHCHYGFHMSMGMAVVFEVDDGPTLGATLPPPPTDLPRCEHHMSSVAYE